In the genome of Acidisoma sp. PAMC 29798, the window TGCTGACAACCGGCTGGACGGGCCAACCGCATTCGCAAACGCGCAATCCTTCGTCCGCCGCCACGTGGACTATGCGATCGAGTTTCAGACCGACGTCAATTTCGGACCCGTTGTGATGCGGGCCTTCAACCAGGCCGGCATCAAGGTCATCGCCATTGATATTCCGATGCCCGGCGCATTATTCTTCGGCGTCAATAACCCGCGGTCCGGCTTCATGACGGGTTCCTACCTTGCCGAGGCGGCAAAAGCCGAGTTCGGCGACAAGGTGGCGAGCGGCTATTTCGTCGATGGCGCGCTGCCGCAATCGGGCATCATCCCCTCCATGCGCACCGGCGGCCAGATTGCCGGCTTCAAGGCCGTGCTGCCGAACTTTCCTTCTGACCGCATCATCAGCATCGATACCAAGAACACGCTGCAGGAATCCTATAGCCAGATGAGCAACGTGCTCGGCCGCATCCCGCCCGGCGTGCCGATCATGGTGACGGGCATCAATGATCAGTCGGTCATTGGCATGGTACGCGCCGCGCGCTCGGCCCACCGTGCGGACCAGCTCGTCGCCGTCGGCAGCGGCGCGGATGAATTGCAGACCTTGGCGCAGGACGACAAGATCGTCGCCTCCACCGGGTCCTTTCCGGAACGCTACGGCAATTACATTATTCCGATGGCTCTGGCTCAGCTCGCAGGCAAGCCCTTGCCGCCGGCAGTCTTCGTCCATCATGTCATGGTGACGAAGGCCAATATCTGCACCTTCGCACCGCAATTCCCCTGCAAGGGCAAGCCCGTCGTCGACTATGTGTTTCCGCAGGCGGCCTTCACCGCCTATCTCGGCCAGCTGGCCCAGGACCCTGCCCTGAAGGCCTATGCTGCGCTGATCCCGAAAAACTGACGATGCAGAGCGCAGCGGTCGTGCCTCGGCTGGAAATGATTGGTATCGATAAGGCGTTCTCAACGGTGCGTGTGCTGCGCGGGGTCGACTTCGCTGTCGGGGCTGGCGAGGTCGTGGCCTTGCTCGGCTCCAACGGTGCCGGCAAGTCCACGCTTATGAAGGTGCTGAGCGGCGTCAACACCCGCGACGCCGGGGAGATCCGTATCGACGGCCAGCCGGTTGCGATCAACGGGCCGGAAGATGCGATCAGGGCCGGTATTCGTCTACTGCCGCAGGAGTTGTCGGTTCATCCCGATATGACGGTCGCAGAGAATGTGTCCATGGGCGACATGCCCGTGCGCAAGTGCCTGGGCATATCGATCATAGACCGCCGCACGATGCGCAGCCGCGCCGAAACTCTTCTCGGGCGGCTTGGCATGACCGGCATCGACCCCGCTCGCCTTGTTGGGACGCTCAGCCTGTCGCAGCAACGGGTCATCGAGATTGCCCGCGCCCTGGCCGGGGACGCGCGCATATTGATCATGGACGAGCCAACAGCCGCCCTGGCGGAAGCTGAAGCCGAGATTCTCTTCGACGTCATCGAGACGCTGGCTAGCCAGGGCGTTTCGATCATCTACATATCGCATTATCTGGACGAGGTCTTTCGCCTATCGCAGCGTATTGTCGTCCTGAGAGACGGCATTGTCGCGGGCAACTTCACGACAGTAGTCTCGTCGCATGACAACGTGCTGCAAGCCATGCTGGGCAATACGCTCGGCGCGCTGTTTCCGCCCAAGACGACTGAGGCAACACACAGACCGGTTCTCAGCGTCGAGGGCCTCACGCTGCCCAACTGGCTTGACGACATCAGCTTTACGGTCGGGACCGGCGAAATCCTGGGCGTCTTCGGCCTCATCGGCTCCGGCATCGAGCGGATCGGTCGTGCACTGTACGGTGCGGAGCAAGGGGTCCGTCTCAATGCCGCAACCTTGCAAGGCCGCGCCTTCCGGCCCCGCAGCCCGCATGCGAGCGTTCAAGCCGGCCTCGGCTTCGTCGCGGCGGAACGCAAGCGAGAAGGCCTGATCGGCATTCTGACGGTGCGCGACAATACGACCATCACCTTCCTCAACCGTTTCGTGCGCGGTCCTCATGTCGATCACAAAGCCGAGACGCGGGAAACGACACGATGGATCGACGCTCTGGGTATACGCACTAAGGGTCCGGAACAGGAGATCCGCTTCCTGTCCGGTGGAAACCAGCAGAAGGTCTGTCTCGCCCGCTGGATGCTGGGCGACGTTCGTGTGCTGATTCTGGAAGAACCAACACGAGGCGTGGATCTCGGCGCGCGGCGGGAGATTTATGCCCAAATCCGAAAGCTTGCCGCAGACGGGCTAGGGCTTCTCGTCATTTCCTCGGATGCAGAGGAGGTCGCAGGGCTTGTGGACCGTACGCTCATCCTCAATGACGGGCGCGTCACCGCCGTCCTCGACCCCGAGGCCGACGCAGCCACCATTCTGGCAGCGGCCAGCCAAACCACCACCGTTTGACCCGCCTTAGCCTGGCAGAGAAAGAACCCAGATCATGGTTGCAACCTCCGGCTCGATCGATACCTCCACCCGCCGCGGAACCGCCCTGCGCGGCCTCTTTGCTAAGTCATGGGCCGGGGTCGCGATGTTGCTGATCTTCTATGCCGCGCTGATAGTGATCTTTACCAGCTTGTCGAAATGGTTCCTCAGCTTCAGCAATATTGCCAGCATCGGCACCAATATGGCCTTCATCGGCCTGATGGCGGCGGCCGGCACTCCGCTGATCATTTCCGGCGGTCTTGACCTTTCGGTCGCGGCGGTCGCGGGCATGGCGGGCGTTGTCGTCGCGCTGCTCTATGGTATCGGCGTCAATATCTGGATCGCCTGTCTCGCCGCCATCGCGGTGGGGTCGATCATCGGCCTCGCCAACGGGCTTCTGGTAACGCGCGGCGGCCTCAACCCCTTTATCGTCACCCTGGGCTCGATGAGCATCATCACCGGCCTGTCGCTGGTGCTGACGGGTGGCCTGACGCAGCCGCTGCTGGATGACAGCTTCGGCTGGATCGGATCTGGCGCCATCGCGGGCATCCCCTTCCCGCTCATCCTCATGGTCGTGGTCTTCATCGGTTTCTGGTGGCTGCTCGCCTGGACCCCCTTCGGCCGGCGCATCTATGCCGTCGGCGGCAACCCTGATGCCAGCCGCCTGTTGGGCCTTCCCGTGGAGCGGCTGCAACTCGTCCTCTATGTGGTCTCGGGCGCCTTCGGTGCGCTCGGCGGGGTCGTGCTGGCGGCCATGCTGGGCGCTGCCGCGCCCGATGCAGCTGGCCAGTCCCTGCTGACGGTGATTGCGGCGATCATCCTCGGGGGCACCAGCCTGTTCGGCGGCCGCGGCAGCGCCTGGGGCACCTTGCTCGCCGTGCTCATTCTGGGGACGCTGAACAATGGCCTCACACTCCTGAATGTCAGCAGCTTCTGGCAGCAGGTGACGCGCGGCGTGGTTCTGCTTCTGGCCGTGGGCCTCGACCAGGTCCGCGTCCGCATGCAGTCACGGTGACCGCCATGCTGCTCGCCGGGAAATCCGTCATCGTCACGGGGGCGTCCCGTGGCATCGGCCGTGCCATCGCAATCGCCTGTGGCGAGCATGGCGCAGACGTCGCCTTGAACTACTGGCGCGACAACGACGCGACATATGACAAGCGGGGCGCCGCGGACGACGTCGCCGAGGCCATTCGCGCGCTCGGCCGCCGGGTGATCTCCGTCGAAGGCGACGTCGCCGATCCTGCAACCGGCAAGGGGCTGGTTGCGGCGACGGTGAGTGCCTTCGGGCGCGTCGACGTGCTGGCCAGTAACGCGGGCATCTGCCCGTTTCACAGCTTCATCGACCTGCCCCCCGAGATGCTAAAACGGACCTTGAGCGTCAACCTCGAAGGCGCATTCTATGTCACCCAGGCAGCCGCCCTCCAGATGAAGCTCCAGGGCGACGGGGGCGCCATCATCGCCACAAGTTCCATCAGCGCCCTCGTCGGCGGCGGGATGCAAACGCATTACACGCCGACCAAAGCCGGCGTGCATTCGCTGATGCAATCCTGCGCGATCGCCCTCGGTCCATACGGCATCCGCTGCAACTCCGTCCTGCCTGGCGCGATTGAGACCGACCTCAACCGGGAGGACATCAACGACCCCGAGAAGGCCGCCTATTTCGCAAAACGTATTCCGCTTGGCCGTGTGGGCCAGCCGGACGATGTCGCAGGTTGCGTCGTCTTCCTGGCATCCGATCTCGCCCGCTACGTCACCGGCGCCGCTCTTCTCGTGGATGGCGGCATGTTCGTGAACCTTCAATAAAAACAATAAAAAACGGGAGACATCCATGACGACGCGCCGCCACTTCATCCATGGTGCCACCGCCTTCGGCGCCACCATGGTCGCGGGGACCGCCTTATCCAAAGCTGCCGACTTCCCAGGTTTCGACTTCGCCAATGTCGGGCCCACGGCGCCTTCGGCCGACACCCTGAAGCAGATGGTCGCGGCCGCCCTGGCCAAGACAAAGCCGAGCAACGGCAGCCGCTACCTGTTCGGCTATACGATGTGGGGTGGCTCATCGCCCTTCTCTCAGCTCAACCGTCAGGGCATCCAATCCCTCTGTGACGCCGCCGGGATTGATCTTGTGGTCGCCGACAACGTCTGGGACCCACAGCGCAACGTCGCGAATGCACAGACCTTCGCCCTCCGTCATGTCGATTTCGTCATCAACAGCCTGCTCGACATCCATTTCGCGGAAGCAGTCAAACGCCCCCTCGACCGTGCGGGCGTTCCGATCATTTCCCTCGATATCCCGATCCCCGGCACGGAATGGGTCGGTGTCAATAATGCCTCGGCCGGATTCCGCTCGGGCACCTATCTCGCGCAATCGGCCATTGCCAAATGGGGCCAGGCGGTCGCCATGCAGGCCAACGTCATCGTCGCCTCCTTCCGGGCCGTGGGTCCCAATGGTATTCTGCGCAACATGTCCGAGGAAGCTGGCATCCGCTCGGTGCTTAAGGGCTTGCCGGACGCTCAGGTCATCTGGCTGGACATGACGGGCACGGCCGACAGTGGCTTCGAGCGGATGAACAGTGTCCTCGGGAGGCTCGATCCGTCGAAGCCTATCCTGCTGACGTCCTTTAGCGACGAGCAGCTGGCTGGCGCGTTGCGGGCCGTCTCCGTTGCTGGGCGCAACGACAAGACACTGGCCTGCGGCATGGGCGGCGAGCGACTGGACGTGATCGCGACCGACCCATCCTTCATCGGCACCGTCTCGTTCTTTCCGCAGGATTATGCCAATGCCGCTGTGCCGGCGGCACTCGCCATCCTTGCGGGCGTGCCGGTGCCCAAGAGCGTTTTCGCCTATAGTGAGCTAGTCCGTCCCGACACGGTTTGCAAAATTGATCCCAAGCTGCCGTGCCGTCCCCGTCCAAGCTGGCAATCTGACGATGCGGCCGTCGATCCTGACGCTTACAAAGCCTATGTCACCGGCCTGTACAAGAATCCAGAATTCGCGAACTTTCGTATGCTACTGCCGGACGTGCCAAGTTGAAGCGTAGCTATCACAAAATCGGCAAACGCCGAGAGCCGCGATGATGCCGTCCGATGACGGGAGCGCTCGCCCTCGAGACAACGACGAAACACATGGATTGGGACTATGGTAGAAAAGGGAAGTATCGTCGGATTGACGACGATACTTCCCTTGGCGTCCGGTCGCACCGCCGCCGGGGATGGCGGCCCTCTCCCGTCTGCTTCGAGGTGCTGCCCTTGAGCGGACGCCTCCGTATCGATCATGGCCAGGCGGCGATGGTCGATTCCCGGAACTTGGAGGCCCCTCCCACGACCAGCCGCACCGAACGAAAGGCCCGCGTGTCGGCACGCCGAAGGTAGCC includes:
- a CDS encoding sugar ABC transporter ATP-binding protein yields the protein MQSAAVVPRLEMIGIDKAFSTVRVLRGVDFAVGAGEVVALLGSNGAGKSTLMKVLSGVNTRDAGEIRIDGQPVAINGPEDAIRAGIRLLPQELSVHPDMTVAENVSMGDMPVRKCLGISIIDRRTMRSRAETLLGRLGMTGIDPARLVGTLSLSQQRVIEIARALAGDARILIMDEPTAALAEAEAEILFDVIETLASQGVSIIYISHYLDEVFRLSQRIVVLRDGIVAGNFTTVVSSHDNVLQAMLGNTLGALFPPKTTEATHRPVLSVEGLTLPNWLDDISFTVGTGEILGVFGLIGSGIERIGRALYGAEQGVRLNAATLQGRAFRPRSPHASVQAGLGFVAAERKREGLIGILTVRDNTTITFLNRFVRGPHVDHKAETRETTRWIDALGIRTKGPEQEIRFLSGGNQQKVCLARWMLGDVRVLILEEPTRGVDLGARREIYAQIRKLAADGLGLLVISSDAEEVAGLVDRTLILNDGRVTAVLDPEADAATILAAASQTTTV
- a CDS encoding sugar ABC transporter substrate-binding protein, whose protein sequence is MRHHCFWRWTPLSFAIAALAMVSASAADFHGFDPATYDGKMLTAAELQAMVADAEKVSPPKEGKSYVFGFANLQRDISFGVLTERGIKANATAAGMDLEIADNRLDGPTAFANAQSFVRRHVDYAIEFQTDVNFGPVVMRAFNQAGIKVIAIDIPMPGALFFGVNNPRSGFMTGSYLAEAAKAEFGDKVASGYFVDGALPQSGIIPSMRTGGQIAGFKAVLPNFPSDRIISIDTKNTLQESYSQMSNVLGRIPPGVPIMVTGINDQSVIGMVRAARSAHRADQLVAVGSGADELQTLAQDDKIVASTGSFPERYGNYIIPMALAQLAGKPLPPAVFVHHVMVTKANICTFAPQFPCKGKPVVDYVFPQAAFTAYLGQLAQDPALKAYAALIPKN
- a CDS encoding ABC transporter permease — protein: MVATSGSIDTSTRRGTALRGLFAKSWAGVAMLLIFYAALIVIFTSLSKWFLSFSNIASIGTNMAFIGLMAAAGTPLIISGGLDLSVAAVAGMAGVVVALLYGIGVNIWIACLAAIAVGSIIGLANGLLVTRGGLNPFIVTLGSMSIITGLSLVLTGGLTQPLLDDSFGWIGSGAIAGIPFPLILMVVVFIGFWWLLAWTPFGRRIYAVGGNPDASRLLGLPVERLQLVLYVVSGAFGALGGVVLAAMLGAAAPDAAGQSLLTVIAAIILGGTSLFGGRGSAWGTLLAVLILGTLNNGLTLLNVSSFWQQVTRGVVLLLAVGLDQVRVRMQSR
- a CDS encoding sugar ABC transporter substrate-binding protein — protein: MTTRRHFIHGATAFGATMVAGTALSKAADFPGFDFANVGPTAPSADTLKQMVAAALAKTKPSNGSRYLFGYTMWGGSSPFSQLNRQGIQSLCDAAGIDLVVADNVWDPQRNVANAQTFALRHVDFVINSLLDIHFAEAVKRPLDRAGVPIISLDIPIPGTEWVGVNNASAGFRSGTYLAQSAIAKWGQAVAMQANVIVASFRAVGPNGILRNMSEEAGIRSVLKGLPDAQVIWLDMTGTADSGFERMNSVLGRLDPSKPILLTSFSDEQLAGALRAVSVAGRNDKTLACGMGGERLDVIATDPSFIGTVSFFPQDYANAAVPAALAILAGVPVPKSVFAYSELVRPDTVCKIDPKLPCRPRPSWQSDDAAVDPDAYKAYVTGLYKNPEFANFRMLLPDVPS
- a CDS encoding SDR family NAD(P)-dependent oxidoreductase codes for the protein MLLAGKSVIVTGASRGIGRAIAIACGEHGADVALNYWRDNDATYDKRGAADDVAEAIRALGRRVISVEGDVADPATGKGLVAATVSAFGRVDVLASNAGICPFHSFIDLPPEMLKRTLSVNLEGAFYVTQAAALQMKLQGDGGAIIATSSISALVGGGMQTHYTPTKAGVHSLMQSCAIALGPYGIRCNSVLPGAIETDLNREDINDPEKAAYFAKRIPLGRVGQPDDVAGCVVFLASDLARYVTGAALLVDGGMFVNLQ